In Sphingopyxis sp. FD7, a single window of DNA contains:
- a CDS encoding cold-shock protein yields the protein MSFNKDRRGHRGRGRRDDFGNFDSFEPAPYGGDSYGGGRGGFGDRDRGGFGGGDRGGFGDRGGFGGGDRGGGFGGGRGGGMPAQVVGEGQGTVKFFNPSKGFGFIAREDGGEDVFVHISAVEQAGLQGLASGQPLAFTLVERNGKVSAIDLKIEGEPMPVEEFAPRQREDRPGGARGRRQLTGERTSGTVKFFNTTKGFGFIARDDGQADAFVHISAVQRAGMAGLEEGDRVAFDIEVDDRGKFAAVNLQPHQD from the coding sequence ATGAGTTTCAACAAGGATCGCCGTGGCCATCGGGGACGCGGCAGGCGCGATGATTTCGGCAATTTCGACAGTTTTGAACCGGCCCCCTATGGCGGCGATTCCTACGGCGGCGGACGCGGCGGCTTCGGCGATCGCGATCGTGGCGGCTTCGGCGGTGGCGACCGCGGCGGCTTTGGCGACCGCGGCGGCTTTGGCGGCGGCGACCGGGGCGGTGGCTTCGGCGGTGGACGCGGCGGCGGCATGCCTGCGCAGGTCGTCGGCGAAGGCCAGGGCACGGTAAAGTTCTTCAACCCGTCGAAGGGCTTTGGTTTCATCGCCCGCGAAGACGGCGGTGAGGACGTGTTCGTCCACATCAGCGCGGTCGAACAGGCGGGGCTTCAGGGCCTCGCGTCGGGCCAGCCGCTCGCCTTCACGCTCGTCGAGCGCAACGGCAAGGTGTCGGCGATCGACCTCAAGATCGAGGGCGAACCCATGCCGGTCGAAGAGTTTGCCCCGCGTCAGCGCGAGGATCGCCCCGGCGGCGCGCGCGGGCGGCGGCAGCTGACCGGCGAACGCACTTCGGGAACGGTGAAGTTCTTCAACACGACCAAAGGCTTTGGCTTCATCGCGCGCGACGATGGCCAGGCCGACGCCTTCGTCCACATCAGCGCGGTGCAGCGCGCGGGCATGGCGGGCCTCGAAGAAGGCGACCGCGTCGCGTTCGACATCGAGGTCGACGACCGCGGCAAGTTCGCCGCGGTGAACCTGCAGCCGCATCAGGACTGA
- a CDS encoding DMT family transporter, with protein MTVNNAAPAFAAIMFLTGVGIPILAALNGGLGARLGSPMAASMILFGLAFLIAAAGALLTGSLGAVRFTGDIPAHFYAGGLFVAFYVIAVTFIAPRFGVGNAIFFVLFGQLVSAATIDHFGLFGAIRSAIDLKRVAGIALMIVGIWLARRAG; from the coding sequence ATGACCGTGAACAATGCCGCGCCCGCCTTTGCCGCCATCATGTTTCTCACCGGCGTCGGCATTCCGATCCTCGCGGCGCTGAACGGCGGGCTTGGTGCGCGGCTCGGCAGCCCGATGGCCGCGTCGATGATCCTCTTTGGCCTCGCCTTCCTGATCGCTGCGGCGGGCGCGCTGCTGACCGGGTCGCTTGGCGCGGTGCGCTTCACGGGCGACATTCCCGCGCATTTCTATGCCGGCGGGCTGTTCGTCGCCTTTTACGTGATCGCCGTGACCTTCATTGCGCCGCGCTTCGGCGTCGGCAATGCGATCTTCTTCGTGCTCTTCGGCCAGCTCGTGAGCGCCGCGACGATCGACCATTTCGGCCTGTTCGGCGCCATCCGCTCGGCAATCGACCTGAAACGCGTCGCCGGGATCGCGTTGATGATTGTCGGCATATGGCTGGCGCGGCGCGCGGGTTGA
- a CDS encoding tautomerase family protein — MPYVNIRITREGATPAQKAELIAGVTDLLQRVLAKNPATTVVNIDEVDLDNWGVGGLPVAAYRALQKPPEEPQI; from the coding sequence ATGCCCTATGTCAACATCCGCATCACGCGCGAGGGTGCGACGCCCGCGCAGAAGGCCGAGCTGATCGCCGGGGTGACCGACCTGCTCCAGCGCGTGCTCGCCAAGAATCCCGCGACCACCGTGGTCAATATCGACGAGGTCGATCTGGACAATTGGGGGGTGGGCGGCTTGCCCGTCGCCGCATATCGCGCGCTGCAAAAGCCACCCGAGGAGCCCCAGATATGA
- a CDS encoding nuclear transport factor 2 family protein — translation MSRPPLPPFDAAGAARKVRLAEDAWNSRDPARVALAYSADSEWRNRSTFLSGQSAIVDFLTDKWRRERDYRLVKGLWAFSGNRIAVRFAYEWHDAEGRWWRSYGNENWEFCEDGTMRRRIASINDVAIAAADRLLLWPRDGRGDRRPDDHPELEDLGL, via the coding sequence ATGTCCCGACCCCCGCTTCCGCCCTTCGACGCCGCCGGCGCGGCGCGCAAGGTTCGTCTGGCCGAGGACGCCTGGAACAGCCGCGATCCTGCGCGCGTCGCGCTGGCCTATAGCGCGGACAGCGAGTGGCGAAATCGCTCGACCTTCCTTTCGGGGCAGAGCGCGATCGTCGACTTTCTGACCGACAAATGGCGGCGTGAAAGGGATTATCGGCTGGTGAAGGGCCTGTGGGCCTTTTCCGGCAACCGCATCGCCGTGCGATTCGCCTATGAATGGCACGATGCCGAAGGACGCTGGTGGCGGTCCTATGGCAACGAGAATTGGGAGTTTTGCGAAGACGGCACGATGCGCCGACGGATCGCAAGCATCAACGATGTGGCGATCGCCGCCGCCGACCGCCTGCTGCTCTGGCCGCGCGACGGGCGGGGTGACCGCCGACCCGACGATCATCCGGAGCTGGAAGACCTGGGACTCTGA
- a CDS encoding VOC family protein: MTTAMTRGAHHVGLAVRDVAEARDFFVDALGFTVAAERPDYPAIFVSDGTTLLTLWQVADPARATRFDRRANIGLHHLALAVADLDALRAVFASVQGYPGVTIEFDPEPIREGAATHHFICAMPGGIRIEFATPFA, translated from the coding sequence ATGACCACAGCCATGACCCGTGGCGCGCACCATGTCGGGCTCGCCGTTCGCGACGTCGCCGAGGCGCGCGACTTTTTCGTCGATGCGCTCGGCTTTACCGTCGCCGCCGAACGCCCCGACTATCCCGCGATCTTCGTGTCCGACGGCACGACGCTGCTCACGCTTTGGCAAGTCGCCGACCCTGCACGCGCGACGCGCTTCGATCGCCGCGCCAACATCGGCCTCCATCATCTCGCGCTCGCGGTCGCCGATCTCGACGCGCTGCGCGCCGTCTTTGCAAGCGTGCAGGGCTATCCCGGGGTGACGATCGAGTTCGACCCCGAACCGATCCGCGAGGGTGCGGCCACGCACCATTTCATCTGCGCGATGCCCGGCGGCATCCGCATCGAATTTGCCACCCCCTTTGCCTGA
- a CDS encoding glutathione S-transferase family protein, with protein sequence MIRLYGSAMSGNAHKVRIALAFLGLAWEEQATDAAARRTDAFRALNPMAQIPVLVEGDFVLRDSQAILAYLAARHRPGDWDGRTPEERGAIMVWLSHAANEIFNGPALLRAERLFDWSIDRERAAAVTDRILSVVEAHLAARDWLVGDRLTIADIAASPYLALAPDGGIDLDRWPRIRDWTRRIAALPGFPAMPGWPAAS encoded by the coding sequence ATGATCCGCCTTTACGGCTCGGCGATGTCGGGCAATGCGCACAAGGTGCGCATCGCGCTCGCCTTTCTGGGACTTGCATGGGAGGAGCAGGCCACCGACGCCGCGGCGCGGCGAACCGATGCCTTTCGCGCGCTCAACCCGATGGCGCAGATCCCCGTCCTTGTCGAAGGCGATTTCGTCCTGCGCGACAGCCAGGCGATCCTCGCCTATCTCGCCGCGCGCCACCGCCCCGGTGACTGGGACGGGCGCACCCCCGAAGAACGTGGTGCGATCATGGTCTGGCTGTCGCACGCGGCGAACGAGATTTTCAACGGCCCCGCGCTGCTGCGCGCCGAGCGGCTGTTCGACTGGTCGATCGACCGCGAACGCGCCGCGGCGGTCACCGATCGCATCCTGTCGGTCGTCGAGGCGCATCTGGCGGCGCGCGACTGGCTCGTCGGCGACCGGCTGACGATCGCCGACATCGCCGCCAGCCCCTATCTCGCGCTCGCGCCCGACGGCGGGATCGACCTGGACCGATGGCCGCGCATCCGCGACTGGACGCGCCGCATCGCCGCGCTGCCCGGCTTTCCGGCGATGCCAGGCTGGCCGGCTGCGTCGTGA
- a CDS encoding pyridoxamine 5'-phosphate oxidase family protein, whose translation MARNYRHTLFDEAVMAAQERHGSRASYLKMDAGADGTPDALTAKELGFIAQRDSFYMASVNAEGWPYMQHRGGPAGFLRHISGNRIGFADYRGNKQYISTANLTGNDRVSLFLMDYPNRDRLKLIGHASIVEIADDPAAVTALMPEGYRATPERAFFIDVIGWEWNCSQHITPRFTEAEISAAIRPMAAELNQLRAELAALRAETRGG comes from the coding sequence ATGGCACGCAACTACCGCCACACGCTGTTCGACGAGGCGGTCATGGCCGCGCAGGAACGGCATGGTTCGCGCGCGTCCTATCTGAAGATGGACGCGGGCGCCGACGGCACGCCCGACGCGCTGACGGCAAAGGAACTGGGTTTCATCGCGCAGCGTGACAGCTTCTATATGGCAAGCGTCAACGCCGAGGGCTGGCCCTATATGCAGCACCGCGGCGGCCCCGCAGGTTTCCTGCGGCACATATCGGGCAACCGCATCGGTTTCGCGGATTATCGCGGCAACAAGCAATATATCAGCACCGCGAACCTGACGGGCAACGACCGCGTCTCGCTGTTCCTGATGGACTATCCGAACCGCGACCGGCTGAAACTGATCGGCCATGCGAGCATCGTCGAGATCGCCGACGATCCTGCCGCAGTCACCGCGTTGATGCCCGAAGGGTATCGCGCGACGCCCGAGCGCGCCTTCTTCATCGACGTGATCGGCTGGGAGTGGAACTGCTCGCAGCATATCACGCCGCGCTTCACCGAGGCCGAGATTTCGGCCGCGATCCGCCCGATGGCGGCCGAACTCAACCAACTGCGCGCCGAGCTGGCCGCCCTGCGCGCCGAAACCAGGGGGGGCTGA
- a CDS encoding LysR family transcriptional regulator, whose amino-acid sequence MDRLLTLEMFVAVADEGGFAAAARKLGSSPPAVTRGIAALEARLGTALFHRSTRAVALTDAGAAFLGEARRILADLAGAERALRGAAAVPRGQLHLTAPVMFGRLHVLPVVDAMLAEHRELGVRMMLIDRNVRIVEEGIDVAVRIGALTDSGLKAVRIGRVRQMLVASPAYLARRGAPHRVADLKGHDLIGTMGPRWTSEWQFARTRWRLPAPPRLTVNTVDGVLAAAEAGLGIANLLSYQLAEAIDAGRLIALLEQDQPPALPVHLLFEPSRAALPAVRLFVEAMQARMRMAGLG is encoded by the coding sequence ATGGATCGTCTGCTCACGCTGGAAATGTTCGTCGCGGTGGCGGACGAGGGCGGTTTTGCCGCCGCGGCGCGCAAGCTCGGCAGTTCGCCGCCCGCGGTGACGCGCGGAATCGCGGCGCTCGAGGCGCGGCTCGGCACCGCACTCTTCCACCGCTCGACGCGCGCGGTGGCGCTGACCGACGCCGGGGCGGCCTTTCTGGGCGAAGCGCGGCGCATCCTCGCCGACCTTGCGGGCGCCGAACGCGCGCTTCGCGGCGCCGCGGCGGTGCCGCGCGGCCAGCTTCATCTGACTGCGCCGGTCATGTTCGGGCGGCTGCATGTGCTCCCCGTGGTTGACGCGATGCTGGCCGAGCACCGCGAGCTCGGCGTGCGGATGATGCTGATCGACCGCAATGTCCGCATCGTCGAGGAAGGTATCGATGTCGCGGTGCGGATCGGCGCGCTCACCGATTCGGGGCTGAAGGCGGTGCGGATCGGCCGGGTGCGTCAGATGCTCGTCGCGAGCCCCGCCTATCTCGCGCGCCGCGGCGCGCCGCATCGCGTGGCCGACCTCAAGGGGCATGATCTGATCGGTACGATGGGGCCGCGCTGGACGAGCGAATGGCAGTTTGCGCGCACCCGCTGGCGCCTGCCCGCGCCGCCCCGGCTGACCGTCAACACTGTCGACGGCGTGCTCGCGGCAGCCGAAGCGGGATTGGGGATTGCGAATCTTTTATCCTATCAGCTTGCCGAAGCGATCGACGCGGGGCGGCTGATCGCGCTGCTGGAGCAGGATCAACCGCCCGCGCTGCCCGTCCACCTGCTGTTCGAGCCGTCGCGCGCGGCGCTGCCCGCGGTCCGGCTGTTCGTCGAGGCGATGCAGGCGCGGATGCGCATGGCGGGACTGGGATGA
- a CDS encoding MipA/OmpV family protein, translated as MSTPRSTRLRHPARELILFAAAALAITPAAAEEASPPADLAEEGGIAVPHRSDDAPRYLQDSDIDDNILLPAARPDDDDPERTWSRDYFAVAAGVLSTPEYNGADDRRLVPAIYLRGRISGYSFSTRGTNFQVDLIRQRRGQKTDFKFGPIISLRSDRTGKIDDPQVAALGKRKIAVEAGLFAGISHTGVITSAYDQVAFRVVALKDVSGRHGSWAASPTIDYGTPLSKRAYVGVSASVNFYGKGFGRYYYDIDPAGSAASGLPVYDGAGKRATAGKYTLGIAGAYALSGDLRKGFVLLGGAQYGRLGQRFARSPIVADIGDADQWLFGGGLAYQF; from the coding sequence ATGTCCACGCCCCGTTCGACGCGACTCCGCCATCCCGCGCGAGAGCTGATCCTGTTTGCCGCCGCGGCGCTGGCGATCACTCCGGCAGCTGCCGAAGAAGCCTCGCCGCCCGCCGATCTTGCGGAGGAGGGCGGTATCGCCGTCCCGCACAGGTCCGACGATGCGCCGCGCTACCTTCAGGATAGCGATATTGACGACAATATCCTGTTGCCCGCGGCGCGGCCCGACGACGACGATCCCGAACGCACCTGGTCGCGCGACTATTTCGCGGTCGCCGCGGGCGTGCTCAGCACCCCCGAATATAATGGCGCCGACGATCGCCGCCTCGTCCCCGCCATTTATCTGCGCGGCCGGATCAGCGGCTATTCCTTCTCGACGCGCGGCACCAATTTTCAGGTCGACCTGATCCGCCAGCGCCGCGGGCAGAAGACCGATTTCAAGTTCGGTCCGATCATCAGCCTGCGCAGTGACCGCACCGGCAAGATCGACGATCCGCAGGTCGCGGCGCTCGGCAAGCGCAAGATAGCGGTCGAAGCCGGGCTGTTCGCGGGGATTTCGCACACCGGCGTCATCACCAGCGCCTATGATCAGGTCGCCTTTCGTGTCGTCGCGCTCAAGGATGTCTCGGGCCGCCACGGCAGCTGGGCCGCCTCGCCGACGATCGATTACGGCACCCCCTTGTCAAAGCGCGCCTATGTCGGCGTGTCGGCGTCGGTCAATTTTTACGGCAAGGGTTTCGGCCGCTATTATTATGACATCGACCCCGCGGGCAGCGCGGCGAGCGGACTGCCCGTCTATGACGGCGCGGGGAAAAGGGCGACCGCAGGCAAATATACGCTCGGGATCGCGGGCGCCTATGCGCTGTCGGGCGATCTGCGCAAAGGTTTTGTCCTGCTCGGCGGCGCGCAATATGGCCGTCTCGGCCAACGCTTCGCCCGCTCGCCGATCGTTGCCGACATCGGCGACGCGGACCAATGGCTGTTCGGCGGCGGGTTGGCATATCAGTTCTGA